Below is a window of Trichoplusia ni isolate ovarian cell line Hi5 chromosome 26 unlocalized genomic scaffold, tn1 tig00003837_group25, whole genome shotgun sequence DNA.
TACGAAGTTATGTTAcaattttaactaaaaacccacgtttttaaatgtcactccattcaaatgtCATCAATTGCGGTCCAGTCTttgtatagttgtaaattacactgtcatcgagtttgaaactaccttgaaaatttcagcctgctaacttatAGGcaagtgcttcaaaattgagttgcaaactGACCGCATCCGACCGGAaaggcaaacaaacaaacaagagaaGTGAGTGTATAACAACGTAGGAATTATCTAAATAGCTCCTCAGATACTGCTTGAAATTATGAAATAGCAtcattgtttaaaattgagtacTTATATCATTAAtggctttttttttacttatgagATACTCGTAAAGTCGTAATACTTTCATCCTTATCCTTACCTTTACAATGATTTAACCcttatcattatatttatttatttttattagggtATTACTAGTATCTGTCAATGATTAACTATGTgttattttagattaatattgACAGGTACTCAAAACAATAAGTTAAATCGCTTCTGCAAATCAATGTTCCTGGCTGTTTTAACAGTTACCTTTGCATGAcgattattattacagtaaTGTGGGTAGATCGATATTTGCAGTCGGAACGGCAATTGTATTCAAATTTTCTTAGCGCACCGTTATTTTTGATAACTATGTCGAACGCCTGCCACAGGGCAATAAGATTCGCAAGTGCGAAACAATGGGaaatttagtggtttcttaggtttacgagAATGTTAAACATGGGAAACTTATTGCCCTACTGTAGGGGTCCAATGGTTTACAAACAGGCTATATAAAGTGGACGAGTGTTCGAGACTGTATCGGTCGCAATGACCAAATCATCAGACATAACCCTCCATGGCGTTTTCGTGGCAGGAGTGCAGAATAGtacggcacggatagccgagtagatGAGGGCACCACGCCAAAACGCGccagtcgcgggttcgatcgccGCGACgtacaagtatttgtgttatctaagaatgcttgtcctgagtctgggtgtctttaggATTAATTaccgcgggagtcgttttttttaaaattaaaatgatactaTACTGCATatgtttaggtagttaactaaagGTGTCGGCGACTAAAAGTAAGGTGCCGCGCTATCGCCGGCAAATGGTGTGGGGTACCGCGCACATCGCGGTCCGCCTCACACACATTTttcattagaaataagatatttgcatttttgtttattttttgtaatttacgtTGGTTAGGTTAAGTTGttattagttataatagtaTCAACAACCCAAAGTAaggcgccgcgctgccgccggcAAAGAAAGGTGTGGGGTACCGCGCACATCGCGGCCCGCCCCACAGACATATAGTGAATTAGAAATaggattttacatattttttattattgtttatatttctaattgttgttatttacgtTATCATAGACTATTGTCACATTTGTGTCcgatttttaaagttattaagtgtAAAATTGTTGAACTATGAAAGTTAATGGTTGCGTAATAAGAATtgtaaaattgacttttttactttaagttgtttttaaatgtaagggtGAATATCTTATTGGAAATCGCCCAGAAACGCCAAATCCGTTGGAATTTTGAAGATCGGCCGTCGgagtaaaaagttatgaacAAATGTGTAAATGACTCCAATAAGACGGCTGGTATTTTGGTGTTTCTGggtcgataaataataaatgtaagtagttAAGTCCTTTAAAaggtgttatttaaatgtaactaaCTATATTATGTGATAACAAACTGTAGTATTGTAAATCAGATgtcaattttatgaataaataaaggtttaagAGGTTCgccaaagttaaaaataaaacgaataagaTTCGTATTGGAGTGGCGCACACGGCGGTAAAGTCTCGCTGTATAAAAGCAGCGGGGCTTTCCGTCGCAATTCAGTCGCAGCTCAGCTTCGGAACGAGACACACTAGACATCACTCAAGAATTATTGGCGAATCTCCGAGCCGTTTTTTGGAAGATTTTATTGGCGTTTTCTTCAAAATCCTCTAGTAGAGACGTGGGGTGTATGACGTCGCACCTCGGTACCTCGGTACCCTCTTCAATTGGTTTCTCTAGTTTACGCACAGAGGGGTGCGTGGGGTACGTGCGCACCAGCGCAAGCTACGCACGTACCAAACACTGTGGGACACCGTCCCCGGGCAGTCGACCGCCGCGACCGTAGTCTAACAGCTACCTCGTGGCCATTGGTCGACCGCGCCCACAAAagttggtccttcgagccggatccCTCGAAACCTAAGAAGAGGTTGCAAGAAGAAAGAAGATTGAAGACTGCAAGATGCCGGTGACCAGGTCTCAGAAGGATGTTCCCTTGCGCCCTCCGTCCCGTCCTTTGGACGCGGCGGCTCCATCGTCAGGGCCAGAAGGGGCCACGTCTGCGACATCACCAGCTAAGGCACCTTCATCAGAAGCAACTACTTCTTCCGGAACAACAGCAACGGAGTACACTACCACCACCGAAGCGACTAAGGAGACTGCGACCACGGCGGCATCAGAGAAGAGCAAGGCCGCGAAGAAGGCGAACAAGAAGACCCCAGAAGAGGCCCTGGGGAAGGGGTTGCCGGGTTCCTCCGCAACTCTGAAACCAATGGGGGTCGGTCGCCGAGCCAGGTCTACGAAGACGACGAGTTCCTCGGCCAGAAGAAAGGAGCTAGCAGCCAGGGAAGAACTGGCAAGCCTGGAGCTGGAGCAGGCTCAGGCGGCGGCAAGATTAGCACGCATCCGCTTGGAGCTGACGCAGTGCGAGGACGAGGACTCCATGGAAGAAGATGAAGACCTGGAAGAAGAAAGGACAGCCCACGTCAAGAACTGGATCGAGACGTCGGTGCTACATGAAACCACCAAGACAGCGGATGTGGACCCAGGACAGCGACCAGCAGAAGATCAGAAGGTGAAGCCAGAAGAAGAGGCTTCTGCAGGAGGTGCTTTCAACGGGATCCAGGCGCTGACTGCTGCTCTCAAGGAAGCCTTCTCAAGCCGAGAAGGTGCGACGGGGCAGCCGAAGTATATCCACGAGTTACCGTACTTCGACGGCAACAGCAGCGAGTGGATGGCCTTCAAGGTGGTCTACGAGGACACAGCTCACATGTTCAGCAACGTAGAATATGGCGCGACTAAGAAGAGCGCTGAAGGGCAACGCCAGAGAAGCTATCAGAAGTCTTCTGTACTCGGAGGCATCTGCAGAAGAGGTCATGCAGGCGTTGAAGAGGAGGTTCGGGAGACCGGATGCCTTGATCCTGGCGGAGCTGGAGAAGGTGAAGACCCTGGCGCGGATATCGGAAAACCCCAGGGAAATCTGCGTGTTCGCCAGTCAAGTAAACAACAGCGTGGCGGCCATCAAGGGACTCAAGAAGCCGCAGTACCTGCACTCACCGGAGATCGTGAAGTGTATTGTTGAGAAGCTACCAACAGTACTCAAGTTCCGGTGGTACGACTACACTGCAGCCACGGATGATGGTGAGTTTTCGGACTTGAATCTCATCAGCAGGTTCCTGAACCAGGAGGCCGACAAGTGTGGAGCCTTCGCCGCGCTGGAAGAAAGAAACAGGAAGATAGTCAAGCACGCCTCACACGTTACGCGGGACTCGCAGGAGCGGGAGCCCAGGCGAACCGAAAGGAAGTGTCCGATGTGTGAGGGCGAACATGCGCTGCTGGAATGCCGCAAGTTCCAGAAGAGTTCGGTGCAAGACCGATGGGCGGCCGTGAAGAGGAGCGGGGTATGTTTCAAGTGCCTACAAGGAAGACATCGGAAGGAGATGTGTCGCAAGCCTCCGTGCAAGACCTGCAAGAGGTGGCACCATCACCTGCTTCATGCAGAAGCACAAGAAGAGGCCTCAAGTAGCAAGGACGCTACTGAGGCAGCAGCGGTCATGGCGGCCGTGAACACGGTGAGCAGCACACGAGCCTACCTGAAGATGGTGCCAGTAGAGGTCTACGGTACCAAGGGCTCCAAAGAGTTCCTGGCCCTCATGGATGAGGGGTCGACGGTGACGCTGCTGGATCAGAAGGTCGCCGAAGAGGTTGGCGCTCATGGCAGAAGGGAGGAGCTGACGATCGAGACAGTTGGCGGCAGGCTCATCCAGAAGAAGGACTCACAGCTGCTGGACCTGGCTGTGAAAGGCGTACACCAAGGGGCCAAGAAGATCTTGAGAGGAGTCCGGACCATGGAAGGACTCAAGCTGGCGCCACAGTTCCTAGAAAAGGGAAGAATTGAGCGCTGCAAGCACCTGACGAAGCTCTCCGACGCCCTATACTACGAGGGAGAGCGACCGCAACTACTCATCGGGCAAGACAACTGGGAGCTGATCGTATCCCGGGAAGTAAGAAAAGGGAAGCCAGGTGAACCGGTTGCCTCCAGGACAGGACTCGGCTGGGTGTTGCACGGTACCGACAGTGGTGCAATAAAAAGGGTGCAGTTTATTAACACTTGCCTTACTGTCAGCTCACCAGAAGAAGAGATGCACCAGGTCATCAAGGATCACTTCGCGATCGAGGCGCTTGGTGTGCAGCCACGCAGACCCTCAACGGACGCCGAGGGACAGGCCATCGCCATCCTAGAGAAGACCTGCAGAAGATTGGAAGACGGGCGCTTCGAGGCCGGTCTGCTGTGGAGGAACCCAGAAGAAAGGATGCCAGACAGTTATACTTCTGCAAAAAACCGTCTGGCCAACATTGAAAAGAAGATAGACAAGGACCCTCAGCTGAAGGAGGAATACGGTCGGCAGATGGAACATCTTCTGGACAGCGGGTATGCAGAAGAGGCTCCAGCGCAACCAGAAGACACCAAGAAGAAATGGTACCTGCCACACTTCGCCGTCGTGCATCCTTTGAAGAAGAAGATTAGGATCGTGTTCGACGCGGCAGCGAGGTCCGGAGGAAAGAGCCTCAACGATGCCCTGCTGCCAGGGCCAGACCTGCTGCAGTCACTCTTCGGCGTACTGCTGAGGTTCCGGCAGGGACCCTTGGTGGTTGCAGCAGACATTAAGGAAATGTTTCTGCAGGTACGTATAAGGCCAGAAGATCGAGACAGCCTGCGTTTCCTGTGGCGAGGAGATCGACGCGATGTGTCGCCGAAGGAGTATAGGATGACATCTGTTATCTTCggcgcgacttcgtctccgagCACAGCCATCTACGTGAAGAACAGAAACGCAGCTGACTTCCAAGAAGAATATCCAGAAGCAGCAAGGGCGATCGAGCTGAACCACTATATGGACGACTACCTGCACAGCTTCCACACAGAAGAGGACCTAAGAAGGGTGACAGCACAGGTAGATTTCATCCACAAGAAGGCGGGCTTCGAACTCAGGGGATGGGCGTCCAACCAACCTGAGCTGCTGCACCGAGTCAGGACCGAGATGACAGAGAAGGTCGAGGTCAACCTCGGGGAGAAGGAAGAGAAGACCCTAGGACTACGCTGGTTCACAGAGAAGGACTCCATCGGATTCAGGGCGAACCTTCGGAACACGCCGGAGGAGATAGCGAGAGGTTTCAAGGTGCCAACGAAAAGGGAAGTTACCAGTGCGGTCATGTCTACCTTCGACCCGCTGGGACTGGCATCACCGGTCCTGATTCAAGGTAAGAAGTTACTGCAGAACATCTGGCGCAGTGGCATCGGCTGGGACGAAGAGATCGCAGACCAGGATCACGAAACTTGGAAGGTCTACCTGGAGAAGATGAAGCTCCTGCAGGGCCTTCAGATCCCGAGATGTCTGGCTCCACGTAGCACCGAGGGGGAGCTGCACACCTTCACGGATGCGAGTGAAACGGCGTATGCAGCTGCAGTCTACTGGCGAGCGCAAGAAAGTGACGGGACCTACCTCGTCAATCTGGTGGCAGCGAAGGTGAGAGTCACACCGTTGAAACCTGTGTCAGTTCCCAGACTTGAGCTGCAAGCTGCCCTCCTCGGAAGCCGGCTGGCGCACGCTGTAGAAGAGGAAATGGACCTGAAGGCGAGCAAGAAGACCTTCTGGACGGACTCCAGCATCGTGCTCTCCTGGATCAAGACGGACCCGAGGACCTTCAAGACGTTCGTGGCTCACCGACTAGCAGAAATTGAAGACCTCACCAAGCCACAGGACTGGAGATGGGTGCCTACGGCGCACAACCCTGCGGACGACGCGACGCGTGACGTGCCGGACAACTTCGACAACAAGCATCGCTGGTACACCGGGCCTGACTTCCTGCGACAAGAAGAAGCTCATTGGCCAGCAGCGAGGACCTTCAGGAAGGAGACCACGGGCGAAGAAAAGTCGACGGACGTCGTGACTACAGCGAGCGTCGTCAGCCGGACTCCAAAGCCAGAAAGATTCTCGTCATGGAAGAGACTTCAGCGGGCAACGGCGAGGGTGCTGCAATTCATTCAACTCTGCCGTCCCATAGGCCGGGTCAACGCATGCAAGACCGACCCGACATGCCGGGTCATCAAGAAGAAGGCGCCGGGAGTGGGAAGGCGACCGACGTCCTCGAAGGAAGAAAGAAGATACATACCCCTCAGTCCGGAGCTGCTGGAGCAGGCCGAGAAGTTGTTGCTGAGGGAGAGTCAAGAGAGAAGCTTCCACGAAGAAATACGACACTTGCAGAAGGGGAAGCAACTCGAGGGCAACAGCAAGTTGAAACGACTCGACGTGGTATTAGATGAAGACCTGCTGCGAGTTAAAGGAAGAATCGACGCGATTCAGGGCGTCTCGAGGAATTTCATACGGCCCATCGTGCTCGACAGTAAAGACCTGATTGGAAGACTTATCTTGGAAGACTACCACCGTCGCTTCAATCATGGGAACCACGCCACGGTGATGAACGAGGTCCGTCAACGATATTGGGTGCTGGGGCTACGCTCAGCATTGAAGACTGTCCAGCATCAATGTCAATGGTGCAGAGCAAGAAGAGGGAAGCCTGGAGAGCTGCCGACGGGGAACCTGCCCGTCGAACGTCTGACGCACAGTTGTCCACCCTTTACATGCACTGGCGTCGACTACTTCGGGCCGCTCTCCGTCACGGTGGCAAGACACCACGAGAAGAGATGGGGCGCTCTGTTCACGTGCCTTACGACGCGAGCGGTGCACATCGAGCTGGTTCCGTCACTGTCAACCGACAGTATGATGTTGGCTCTCCGGAGGTTCGCTGCAAGAAGAGGAATGCCGAAGACTATATACTCGGACAACGGGACCAACTTCGTCGGCGCCAACCGTGAACTTCAGGAGGCGCTGCAGGGAATGAACAAAGAAGACCTAACTTCTGAAGCCGAGAAGATCGACATACAATGGAAGTTCATCCCACCTGGCGCGCCAAACATGGGCGGCGCTTGGGAACGTCTGGTGCGCTCCATAAAAACCGCACTGGACGCCACTCTACACGAAAGACATCCACGAGAGGAGGTCCTTCTCACCCTCCTGCTGGAAGCTGAACACACGGTGAATTCACGACCGCTGACTCACCTCTCCGAGAATCCCGAGGAGGAAGCGCTCACTCCAAACCACTTCCTCCTTGGACGCTCCTGCGGCACTGCGAGACTCGGCCACTTCGGCGACAACGAGCTGGTGGGACGACACACCTGGAAGGCGACGCAGCGG
It encodes the following:
- the LOC113506834 gene encoding uncharacterized protein LOC113506834 produces the protein MPVTRSQKDVPLRPPSRPLDAAAPSSGPEGATSATSPAKAPSSEATTSSGTTATEYTTTTEATKETATTAASEKSKAAKKANKKTPEEALGKGLPGSSATLKPMGVGRRARSTKTTSSSARRKELAAREELASLELEQAQAAARLARIRLELTQCEDEDSMEEDEDLEEERTAHVKNWIETSVLHETTKTADVDPGQRPAEDQKVKPEEEASAGGAFNGIQALTAALKEAFSSREGATGQPKYIHELPYFDGNSSEWMAFKVVYEDTAHMFSNASAEEVMQALKRRFGRPDALILAELEKVKTLARISENPREICVFASQVNNSVAAIKGLKKPQYLHSPEIVKCIVEKLPTVLKFRWYDYTAATDDGEFSDLNLISRFLNQEADKCGAFAALEERNRKIVKHASHVTRDSQEREPRRTERKCPMCEGEHALLECRKFQKSSVQDRWAAVKRSGVCFKCLQGRHRKEMCRKPPCKTCKRWHHHLLHAEAQEEASSSKDATEAAAVMAAVNTVSSTRAYLKMVPVEVYGTKGSKEFLALMDEGSTVTLLDQKVAEEVGAHGRREELTIETVGGRLIQKKDSQLLDLAVKGVHQGAKKILRGVRTMEGLKLAPQFLEKGRIERCKHLTKLSDALYYEGERPQLLIGQDNWELIVSREVRKGKPGEPVASRTGLGWVLHGTDSGAIKRVQFINTCLTVSSPEEEMHQVIKDHFAIEALGVQPRRPSTDAEGQAIAILEKTCRRLEDGRFEAGLLWRNPEERMPDSYTSAKNRLANIEKKIDKDPQLKEEYGRQMEHLLDSGYAEEAPAQPEDTKKKWYLPHFAVVHPLKKKIRIVFDAAARSGGKSLNDALLPGPDLLQSLFGVLLRFRQGPLVVAADIKEMFLQVRIRPEDRDSLRFLWRGDRRDVSPKEYRMTSVIFGATSSPSTAIYVKNRNAADFQEEYPEAARAIELNHYMDDYLHSFHTEEDLRRVTAQVDFIHKKAGFELRGWASNQPELLHRVRTEMTEKVEVNLGEKEEKTLGLRWFTEKDSIGFRANLRNTPEEIARGFKVPTKREVTSAVMSTFDPLGLASPVLIQGKKLLQNIWRSGIGWDEEIADQDHETWKVYLEKMKLLQGLQIPRCLAPRSTEGELHTFTDASETAYAAAVYWRAQESDGTYLVNLVAAKVRVTPLKPVSVPRLELQAALLGSRLAHAVEEEMDLKASKKTFWTDSSIVLSWIKTDPRTFKTFVAHRLAEIEDLTKPQDWRWVPTAHNPADDATRDVPDNFDNKHRWYTGPDFLRQEEAHWPAARTFRKETTGEEKSTDVVTTASVVSRTPKPERFSSWKRLQRATARVLQFIQLCRPIGRVNACKTDPTCRVIKKKAPGVGRRPTSSKEERRYIPLSPELLEQAEKLLLRESQERSFHEEIRHLQKGKQLEGNSKLKRLDVVLDEDLLRVKGRIDAIQGVSRNFIRPIVLDSKDLIGRLILEDYHRRFNHGNHATVMNEVRQRYWVLGLRSALKTVQHQCQWCRARRGKPGELPTGNLPVERLTHSCPPFTCTGVDYFGPLSVTVARHHEKRWGALFTCLTTRAVHIELVPSLSTDSMMLALRRFAARRGMPKTIYSDNGTNFVGANRELQEALQGMNKEDLTSEAEKIDIQWKFIPPGAPNMGGAWERLVRSIKTALDATLHERHPREEVLLTLLLEAEHTVNSRPLTHLSENPEEEALTPNHFLLGRSCGTARLGHFGDNELVGRHTWKATQRLADHFWQRWLREYLPTLLPRKTRGGTSPTDLRVGDIVLIVDHTLPRDTWPRGRIVQVYPGPDGRTRIVDVGTRGGVLRRPSSRVVLLVPGESPSQEDGATHEGENVGD